From a single bacterium genomic region:
- a CDS encoding putative sugar nucleotidyl transferase, translating to MKILIFEDENWKNLLPLSYIKNTFELRCGYYTLFERIAQNFNGEKGLWVRDYISSLTKIKFNLPTNDENFIKDDIFIINGTTIIDGKVNIEEEKIFVDEYNNILYGYIKKETVEKFWEGNFWKFLSNLKENIKKEKVELISIKYPWNLIHFNGQLLKTDFENIQNKKIEGEVSGKCEIINEKNVVIRNEAKIHPFVVLDASKGPIFIDREAEIFPFARIEGPSFIGEKTQIMPGANIREGNSFGPVCRIGGEVEESIFHSYSNKYHDGFIGHSYIGEFVNLGALTTNSDLKNDYSDVVVYLCGSPTNTGDLKVGSFIGDHTKTSIGTLFNTGTIIGIMCNITAGGILPKYFPSFTWYINNKFMKGTGIETGIETTKKAMARRGRDLPKEEEEVIRYLYQETETERKEYVKRSRKKQ from the coding sequence ATGAAAATTTTAATATTTGAAGATGAAAATTGGAAGAATTTATTACCTTTAAGTTATATAAAAAATACATTTGAATTAAGATGTGGTTATTATACTTTATTTGAGAGAATTGCTCAAAATTTTAATGGTGAAAAGGGACTATGGGTTAGAGATTATATTTCTTCTCTTACAAAAATTAAATTCAATTTACCCACAAATGATGAAAATTTTATAAAAGATGATATTTTTATTATAAATGGGACAACAATAATTGATGGGAAAGTAAATATTGAAGAAGAAAAAATTTTTGTTGATGAATATAATAATATCCTTTATGGATATATAAAAAAAGAAACAGTTGAAAAATTCTGGGAAGGAAATTTCTGGAAATTTCTTTCTAATTTAAAAGAAAATATAAAAAAAGAAAAAGTAGAACTTATTTCTATAAAATATCCCTGGAATTTAATACATTTTAATGGGCAACTTTTAAAAACTGATTTTGAAAATATACAGAATAAAAAAATTGAAGGTGAAGTTTCCGGAAAATGTGAAATAATAAATGAGAAAAATGTTGTTATAAGAAATGAGGCAAAAATACATCCATTTGTTGTTCTTGATGCATCAAAAGGACCAATTTTTATTGATAGAGAAGCAGAAATTTTCCCATTTGCAAGAATTGAAGGACCATCTTTTATTGGAGAAAAAACACAAATTATGCCAGGAGCAAATATAAGAGAGGGAAATAGTTTTGGTCCTGTTTGCAGGATTGGTGGTGAAGTAGAAGAAAGTATTTTTCATTCCTATTCAAATAAATATCATGATGGATTTATTGGGCATAGTTATATTGGGGAGTTTGTAAATTTAGGTGCATTAACTACAAATAGTGACCTTAAAAATGATTATAGCGATGTAGTTGTTTATCTTTGTGGTAGCCCAACAAATACAGGTGATTTAAAAGTTGGCTCTTTTATAGGAGACCATACAAAAACAAGTATAGGGACATTATTTAATACAGGAACAATTATTGGTATTATGTGTAATATTACTGCGGGTGGAATATTGCCAAAATATTTTCCTTCTTTTACCTGGTATATAAACAATAAATTTATGAAAGGAACAGGTATTGAAACAGGTATAGAAACAACAAAAAAGGCAATGGCAAGAAGAGGAAGGGACTTACCAAAAGAGGAAGAAGAAGTTATAAGATATTTATATCAAGAAACAGAGACAGAAAGAAAAGAATATGTAAAAAGAAGCAGAAAGAAACAATAA
- a CDS encoding zinc metalloprotease HtpX, whose translation MANRFKTYFLLILLTVLFVFIGSFFGKSGMIIAFLIALALNWFSYFFSDKIVLAMYRARPVSYNEAPDLHGLVEQLCQSGNIPKPSIYIIPSQSPNAFATGRDPNHAAVAVTEGILEILNEGELKGVLGHELTHVKNRDILIATIVATIAGAITMLARMLQWAAMFGGVDRDNRKGGVFSLIAMLLFAILAPIAAMIIQLAVSRSREYLADEGGAKLCGNPLYLANALKKLSEGVRRNPMTTSNPSTSHLFIVNPFSAKGLVNLFSTHPPMEERIKRLENMLVR comes from the coding sequence ATGGCAAATAGGTTTAAAACATATTTTTTGCTTATACTTTTAACAGTTCTCTTTGTTTTTATTGGCAGTTTTTTCGGTAAAAGCGGGATGATTATTGCTTTCCTTATTGCTCTTGCTCTTAACTGGTTTTCTTATTTTTTCTCTGATAAAATTGTTCTTGCTATGTATAGGGCAAGACCTGTTTCTTATAATGAAGCACCCGATTTACATGGACTTGTTGAACAACTTTGTCAAAGTGGAAATATACCAAAACCATCAATTTATATAATTCCTTCACAATCCCCAAATGCTTTTGCAACTGGTAGGGACCCAAATCATGCAGCAGTTGCTGTAACAGAAGGAATTCTTGAAATTTTGAATGAAGGTGAACTTAAAGGTGTTTTGGGGCATGAACTTACTCATGTAAAAAACAGGGATATTCTTATCGCAACAATTGTTGCGACTATAGCAGGAGCAATAACAATGTTAGCAAGGATGTTACAATGGGCAGCAATGTTCGGTGGAGTTGATAGGGATAATAGAAAAGGTGGAGTTTTTTCTCTTATAGCGATGCTTCTTTTTGCAATTCTTGCTCCAATTGCTGCAATGATAATTCAACTTGCTGTTTCCCGTTCAAGAGAATATTTAGCAGATGAGGGGGGAGCAAAACTATGTGGTAATCCATTATATTTAGCAAATGCTTTAAAAAAATTATCAGAAGGTGTTAGAAGAAATCCAATGACAACATCTAATCCCTCTACTTCACATCTTTTTATTGTTAATCCATTTTCTGCTAAAGGTTTAGTAAATTTATTTTCAACTCATCCACCAATGGAAGAAAGAATAAAACGACTTGAAAATATGTTAGTAAGATGA
- a CDS encoding V-type ATP synthase subunit F: MGKIIFVGEATSIEFFKNFGFEIIPATSKEEAKEILDKKNYQDIEVLFITEEIFDSVVFSRFVDEKKIVVIPSLKSNKGKGYKIVERLISKATGMKGE; encoded by the coding sequence ATGGGGAAAATTATTTTTGTTGGTGAAGCAACATCTATTGAATTTTTTAAGAATTTTGGATTTGAAATAATACCAGCGACTTCAAAAGAAGAAGCAAAGGAAATTCTTGATAAGAAGAATTATCAAGATATAGAGGTACTATTTATTACAGAAGAAATTTTTGATAGTGTTGTTTTTTCAAGATTTGTTGATGAGAAAAAAATTGTAGTTATACCAAGTTTAAAATCAAATAAGGGAAAGGGTTATAAGATAGTTGAAAGATTGATAAGTAAAGCAACAGGGATGAAAGGAGAGTAG
- the ispH gene encoding 4-hydroxy-3-methylbut-2-enyl diphosphate reductase has protein sequence MKKIIIAKDIGFCFGVKRAVKIAEEILEKKGKLASLGDIVHNPFVMEQLIKKGLKVYREEKEIKNVPFIIRSHGLPVSKIKTLEKRQIEIYDATCPYVKKIHYLIENLDKENFFIIIIGNKFHPEVISLKDYGRNIFVLDEEIKNCNKKFEKVAIIGQTTLSFKKYLELGGKLIKKIESKKTIVYNTICKVTENRQKQATEISREVDAVFILGGKSSSNTTKLYELCKLNNKRSFHIENLEEIDKIDLKKFNSIGIVSGTSTPEEFIDRVLNYLKKNDFKEVI, from the coding sequence TTGAAAAAAATAATTATTGCAAAAGATATTGGTTTTTGTTTTGGAGTTAAAAGAGCAGTTAAAATTGCAGAGGAAATACTTGAAAAAAAGGGAAAATTGGCAAGTTTGGGAGATATTGTTCATAACCCTTTTGTTATGGAGCAATTGATAAAAAAGGGGTTGAAAGTTTACAGGGAAGAAAAAGAAATTAAAAATGTTCCTTTCATAATAAGGTCTCATGGACTGCCTGTATCAAAAATAAAAACGCTTGAAAAAAGACAAATTGAAATATATGATGCTACCTGTCCATATGTTAAAAAAATTCATTATTTGATAGAAAATTTGGACAAAGAAAATTTTTTTATTATAATAATAGGAAATAAGTTCCATCCAGAAGTTATATCTTTAAAGGACTATGGTAGAAATATATTTGTTCTTGATGAAGAAATAAAAAATTGTAATAAAAAATTTGAAAAAGTTGCTATAATTGGGCAGACAACTTTATCTTTTAAAAAGTATCTTGAACTTGGTGGGAAGTTAATTAAAAAAATTGAAAGTAAAAAAACAATAGTTTATAATACTATTTGTAAAGTCACAGAAAATAGACAGAAACAAGCAACTGAAATAAGTAGAGAAGTTGATGCTGTTTTTATTCTTGGTGGTAAAAGCAGTTCAAATACAACAAAATTATATGAGTTATGTAAATTGAATAATAAAAGAAGTTTTCACATTGAAAATTTAGAAGAAATTGATAAAATAGATTTAAAAAAATTTAATTCAATAGGAATTGTTTCGGGAACATCAACTCCAGAGGAATTTATAGATAGAGTTTTAAATTATCTCAAAAAAAATGATTTTAAGGAGGTTATTTAA
- the rfaD gene encoding ADP-glyceromanno-heptose 6-epimerase, which yields MNKKYIVITGGAGFIGSNLVQYLNQKGIENIIIVDHLTNEKWKNLIGKKFIDYIEKNKFLKLISEGPYGENNKLPFEIEKCVHLGACTSTIEKNVNYVIRNNFLYTKKLAEYCFSKGIYFIYASSAATYGNGENGFSDDEENIFSLKPLNIYGFSKHLFDLIMVKNDLWRRNFCGLKFFNVYGPNEYHKGEMKSVINKMYYQIIENGYVTLFKSYRDDYKNGEQKRDFIYVKDVVDVIYFFLQNKKCGIYNVGTGKGESFNKVAEVLFTLLKKEKKIKYIDMPVEIRKNYQYFTEGNISKLRSAGYSKEFTSIEEGISDYLKYLENGIYE from the coding sequence ATGAACAAAAAATATATTGTTATTACTGGAGGAGCAGGTTTTATAGGAAGTAACCTTGTTCAATATCTAAATCAAAAAGGAATAGAAAATATAATAATTGTTGACCATCTTACAAATGAAAAATGGAAAAATTTAATTGGTAAGAAATTTATTGATTACATTGAAAAAAATAAATTTTTGAAGTTGATTTCTGAGGGACCCTATGGAGAAAATAATAAACTACCATTTGAGATTGAGAAATGTGTTCATTTAGGTGCATGCACTTCAACAATTGAGAAAAATGTGAATTATGTAATAAGAAATAATTTCCTTTATACAAAAAAATTGGCTGAATATTGTTTTTCAAAAGGAATATATTTTATTTATGCTTCATCTGCTGCTACCTATGGAAATGGAGAAAATGGTTTTTCTGATGATGAGGAGAATATTTTTTCTTTAAAACCATTAAATATATATGGATTTTCAAAACATTTATTTGATTTAATTATGGTTAAAAATGATTTATGGAGAAGAAATTTTTGTGGTCTTAAATTTTTTAATGTTTATGGACCAAATGAATACCATAAAGGAGAAATGAAAAGCGTAATAAACAAAATGTACTATCAAATAATAGAAAATGGATATGTTACACTTTTTAAATCATATAGAGACGATTACAAAAACGGTGAACAAAAGAGGGACTTTATTTATGTAAAAGATGTAGTCGATGTAATATATTTTTTCCTCCAGAATAAAAAGTGTGGAATTTATAATGTCGGAACTGGCAAAGGTGAAAGTTTTAATAAAGTGGCAGAAGTATTATTTACTTTACTGAAAAAAGAGAAAAAAATAAAGTATATAGATATGCCAGTTGAAATAAGGAAAAATTATCAATATTTTACCGAAGGCAATATCTCAAAATTAAGAAGTGCTGGATATAGTAAAGAATTTACTTCTATTGAAGAAGGTATTTCTGATTATTTGAAATATCTTGAAAATGGAATTTATGAATGA
- a CDS encoding 30S ribosomal protein S1 encodes MKNEVSKLLEEKISSFKPGSLVKGTVVRISNDEVIIDIGYKSEGAAPREEFKGMQDDVKEGMEVMIVVESLDPDSNGLIPLSKEKADITLNWENIEKHFNEDKPIEGVIFKRVKGGYRVDIGVTAFLPKSQTDIKPIADPNECLETKSYFKIIKYDPLRKNIVVSKKKYLEEEREKEKFDFLKSLEKNQLVTGVIRNIVDYGAFIEIDNGVVGLLHINDMSWGRISHPSQLFGIGEKIEVVVTNVDLDKQIVSFGLKQKTPNPWENIEEKYPVGSVVEGKVVNITEYGAFIKIDEGIEGLLHISELSWTGRIKHPSEIVAMGDTVKVKVVDIKKDQQKISFSLKQLEPNPWPEIAKKYKVGTVVKGKVYNITDYGAFIEIEEGIDGLLHISNISDQPIKHPSEVLRKGQKIETMVLEINSDEKKINLGLKQLGEIVKKGEENESDSEE; translated from the coding sequence ATGAAGAATGAAGTGAGTAAATTACTTGAAGAAAAAATTTCAAGTTTCAAACCAGGTTCTTTAGTGAAAGGAACCGTTGTAAGGATTTCAAATGATGAGGTAATAATTGATATTGGATATAAGTCAGAAGGTGCTGCTCCAAGAGAAGAATTTAAAGGCATGCAAGATGATGTCAAAGAGGGTATGGAAGTTATGATAGTTGTTGAGTCATTGGACCCCGATTCAAATGGACTTATTCCTCTTTCAAAGGAAAAGGCAGATATAACATTGAATTGGGAAAATATTGAAAAACATTTTAATGAAGATAAACCAATTGAAGGGGTGATTTTTAAAAGAGTTAAAGGTGGTTATAGAGTTGATATAGGTGTGACTGCTTTCTTGCCAAAATCACAGACAGATATAAAACCAATTGCAGACCCGAATGAATGTCTTGAAACAAAATCATATTTTAAAATTATTAAATATGACCCATTAAGAAAAAATATTGTTGTTTCAAAGAAAAAATATTTAGAAGAGGAGAGAGAAAAAGAGAAATTTGATTTTCTAAAATCGCTGGAGAAAAATCAATTAGTTACAGGAGTAATTAGAAATATAGTGGATTACGGTGCATTTATAGAAATTGATAATGGGGTTGTTGGACTCCTACATATAAATGATATGAGTTGGGGAAGAATAAGCCATCCATCACAACTTTTTGGAATTGGGGAAAAAATTGAAGTAGTTGTTACTAATGTTGACCTTGATAAACAGATTGTTTCTTTTGGGCTTAAACAAAAAACACCAAATCCATGGGAAAATATTGAGGAGAAATATCCTGTTGGTTCAGTTGTTGAAGGAAAAGTTGTAAATATAACTGAGTATGGTGCTTTTATAAAAATTGACGAAGGAATTGAAGGACTTTTACATATTTCTGAACTTTCATGGACTGGTAGAATAAAACATCCTTCAGAAATTGTTGCAATGGGAGATACAGTTAAAGTGAAAGTTGTTGATATAAAAAAGGACCAGCAGAAAATTTCTTTCAGTTTGAAACAATTAGAACCAAATCCCTGGCCTGAAATAGCAAAAAAATACAAAGTTGGAACTGTTGTTAAGGGGAAAGTTTATAATATAACTGATTATGGTGCTTTTATTGAAATAGAAGAAGGGATAGACGGGCTTTTGCATATTTCAAATATTTCAGACCAGCCAATAAAACATCCATCAGAGGTTTTAAGAAAAGGGCAAAAAATAGAAACAATGGTTCTTGAAATTAATTCTGATGAGAAAAAAATAAATTTAGGGTTAAAACAATTAGGTGAAATTGTAAAAAAAGGAGAAGAAAATGAGAGTGATAGTGAAGAGTAA
- a CDS encoding V-type ATP synthase subunit A, which translates to MVKGEIIKVSGPLVVAKGMEKSKMFDVVRVGDEKLVGEIIKIENGIASIQVYEETEGLKVGDPVISTELPLTVELAPGLLSTIFDGIQRPLSEIEKRGDFIRRGIDVPSIDRNKKWDFKPVVKKGDIVEGGDVIGAVQETPLIVHKIMVPPDLKGEIVEIKEGSFTVEEEIAKLKTENGYVSLKMLQKWTVRGKRPFKKRLPPDTPLVTGQRVIDTLFPILKGGTACIPGPFGSGKTVVLHQIAKWADSQIVIYIGCGERGNEMADVLMEFPELKDPASGRPLLERTVLIANTSNMPVAAREASIYTGVTIGEYFRDMGYSVALMADSTSRWAEALREISGRMEEMPGEEGYPAYLGTRVAEFYERGGKIICLGKEEIEGSLSIIGAVSPPGGDLTDPVVQMTLRVVKVFWGLDDRLAYQRHFPAINWLTSYSLYNENVKEYLNREISEDFQKIRNEGVSILEREDELLEIVRLVGMETLSEEDRLILETARSIREDFLHQSAFDERDAYTTLKKQYLMLKTIILFHRFAIEQIKKGKSLSDILKHPVRADITRMRYISENKLDDFNNIINKISSIEEKK; encoded by the coding sequence ATGGTAAAGGGAGAAATAATAAAGGTCTCAGGACCTCTTGTAGTTGCAAAAGGAATGGAAAAATCAAAAATGTTTGATGTTGTGAGGGTTGGGGATGAGAAACTTGTTGGAGAAATAATTAAAATAGAAAATGGGATTGCTTCTATTCAGGTTTATGAAGAAACAGAAGGGTTAAAAGTTGGAGACCCTGTTATAAGTACTGAACTACCATTAACTGTTGAACTTGCTCCTGGACTTCTTTCCACAATTTTTGATGGAATTCAAAGGCCTCTTTCTGAAATTGAGAAAAGGGGTGATTTTATTAGAAGAGGGATTGATGTTCCTTCTATTGATAGAAACAAGAAATGGGATTTTAAACCAGTTGTTAAAAAAGGAGATATAGTTGAAGGTGGGGATGTAATAGGTGCTGTTCAGGAAACGCCACTTATTGTTCATAAAATTATGGTCCCACCTGACCTAAAAGGGGAAATAGTTGAAATAAAAGAAGGGTCTTTTACTGTTGAAGAAGAAATTGCTAAATTAAAGACGGAAAATGGATATGTCTCTCTTAAAATGCTTCAAAAATGGACTGTAAGAGGAAAAAGACCATTTAAGAAAAGATTACCACCAGATACACCTCTTGTAACTGGACAGAGAGTTATTGATACATTATTTCCAATACTTAAAGGTGGAACTGCTTGTATTCCAGGACCGTTTGGCTCAGGAAAGACAGTAGTTCTTCATCAAATTGCAAAGTGGGCAGATAGTCAAATTGTTATTTATATTGGTTGTGGAGAAAGAGGAAACGAAATGGCTGATGTTTTAATGGAATTCCCTGAATTAAAAGACCCTGCAAGTGGAAGACCATTACTTGAAAGGACTGTGTTGATAGCAAATACATCAAATATGCCTGTGGCAGCAAGAGAAGCAAGTATTTATACCGGGGTTACTATTGGTGAATATTTCAGAGATATGGGATATTCTGTTGCTTTAATGGCTGACTCAACAAGCAGATGGGCAGAAGCATTAAGAGAAATATCAGGAAGAATGGAAGAAATGCCAGGAGAAGAAGGGTATCCTGCATATTTAGGAACGAGGGTTGCTGAATTTTATGAAAGAGGGGGGAAGATTATATGTTTGGGAAAAGAAGAAATAGAAGGTTCTTTATCAATTATTGGAGCAGTTAGTCCTCCTGGTGGAGACCTTACAGACCCTGTGGTTCAAATGACATTAAGAGTTGTTAAAGTTTTCTGGGGACTTGATGACCGTTTAGCATATCAGAGACATTTTCCTGCTATAAACTGGCTTACAAGTTATTCTTTATATAATGAAAATGTTAAGGAATATCTTAATAGGGAAATATCCGAGGACTTTCAGAAAATAAGAAATGAAGGTGTCTCAATCCTTGAAAGGGAAGACGAATTACTTGAAATAGTCCGACTTGTTGGTATGGAAACACTTTCAGAAGAAGATAGATTAATTCTTGAAACAGCCCGTTCAATAAGAGAGGACTTTTTACATCAGAGTGCTTTTGATGAAAGAGATGCTTATACTACTTTGAAAAAACAGTATCTGATGCTTAAAACAATAATTTTATTTCATAGATTTGCAATTGAACAAATAAAAAAAGGAAAGTCCCTTTCTGATATTTTAAAACATCCAGTTAGAGCAGATATTACAAGAATGAGATATATAAGTGAAAATAAGTTGGATGATTTTAATAATATTATAAATAAAATCTCTTCTATAGAAGAAAAGAAATAA
- a CDS encoding acetate kinase, which translates to MKVLVFNCGSSSVKFKLFEMPEEKQIVEGSVEKIGEEISFFTLKKESEANKEELKIRNHLEALQLIAKSLVDKKNEIISNLDEIEGVGHRVVHGGEGFDKSVVIDEAVIKKIEEYQGLAPLHNPHNLAGIKAGMKFFPKSVQVSSFDTAFHSTIPEVAYIYGIPYKFYEKYQLRRYGFHGTSHRYVARRTSEIMGKGKYDINVITCHLGNGCSVTACKNGKSVDTSMGLTPLEGLIMGTRSGDIDPGIIFYLGESNGLSFSEINKIFNKESGLLGISGVSNDFRNLMENIENPRVKLAIEIFCYRLKKYIGSYIAVLGKIDAISFTAGIGENVPYVREKSLENLENLGIEIDKEKNKKITERKEGEISKESSKIKVFVIPTNEELRIAYDTYQLTQKTKL; encoded by the coding sequence ATGAAAGTTCTTGTATTTAATTGTGGAAGTTCCTCAGTTAAATTTAAGTTATTTGAAATGCCTGAGGAAAAACAAATTGTTGAAGGTTCTGTTGAAAAAATTGGTGAAGAGATTTCATTTTTTACATTAAAAAAAGAAAGTGAAGCAAATAAAGAAGAACTTAAAATAAGAAATCATTTAGAGGCATTACAACTTATAGCAAAATCCCTTGTAGATAAAAAAAACGAAATTATTTCTAATTTAGACGAAATAGAAGGAGTTGGTCATAGAGTTGTTCATGGTGGAGAAGGTTTTGATAAAAGTGTTGTAATAGATGAGGCAGTTATAAAAAAAATTGAAGAGTATCAGGGACTTGCTCCTTTACACAATCCTCATAATCTTGCTGGAATAAAAGCAGGGATGAAATTTTTCCCCAAATCAGTACAGGTATCTTCTTTTGATACTGCTTTTCATTCTACAATTCCAGAAGTTGCTTATATTTATGGGATACCATATAAGTTTTATGAAAAATATCAACTGAGAAGATATGGTTTTCATGGGACTTCTCATAGATATGTAGCAAGAAGAACAAGTGAGATAATGGGAAAAGGAAAATATGATATAAATGTTATAACATGCCACCTGGGAAATGGTTGCAGTGTAACTGCGTGTAAAAATGGGAAAAGCGTTGATACAAGTATGGGATTAACACCATTAGAAGGACTTATTATGGGAACCAGGTCTGGGGATATTGACCCTGGAATTATATTTTATTTAGGGGAAAGTAATGGTCTTTCGTTTTCTGAAATAAACAAAATTTTTAATAAAGAAAGTGGTCTACTTGGAATATCTGGTGTCTCAAATGATTTTAGAAATTTAATGGAAAATATTGAAAATCCAAGAGTAAAACTTGCAATTGAAATTTTCTGCTACCGACTCAAAAAATATATTGGTTCTTATATTGCTGTCTTAGGTAAAATAGATGCTATTTCTTTTACTGCTGGAATAGGTGAAAATGTCCCTTATGTAAGAGAAAAATCACTTGAAAATCTTGAGAATTTAGGAATTGAAATAGATAAAGAAAAAAACAAAAAAATTACTGAAAGAAAAGAAGGAGAAATAAGTAAAGAAAGTTCAAAAATAAAGGTTTTTGTAATACCTACAAATGAAGAATTAAGAATCGCTTATGATACATATCAACTTACACAAAAAACAAAATTATGA
- the nagB gene encoding glucosamine-6-phosphate deaminase, producing the protein MRVIVKSNYEEMSEEAAKIVAELVREKGDCVLGLATGSTPVGLYHQLVRMHKEEGLDFSKVKTFNLDEYYGISPQHPQSYRYFMNENLFNGINIDKKNTFVPDGTIPLEEIEKYCDEYEKMIKKAGGIDLQVLGIGSDGHIAFNEPGSPLSSRTRLVALDKQTIEDNSRFFDNIEDVPKFALSMGVGTILEAKEILFLVNGEKKAEVVAKAIEGPITSLITASSLQCHQKVTTILDEAAASKLKRIEYYKFKTESEKKINKKLF; encoded by the coding sequence ATGAGAGTGATAGTGAAGAGTAATTATGAAGAAATGAGTGAAGAGGCAGCAAAGATAGTTGCAGAACTTGTAAGGGAAAAAGGTGATTGTGTTTTAGGACTTGCAACAGGTAGTACTCCTGTTGGCCTTTATCACCAACTTGTTAGAATGCACAAAGAAGAAGGACTTGATTTTTCAAAAGTTAAGACATTCAATTTAGATGAATATTATGGAATTTCTCCCCAACATCCCCAAAGTTATAGATATTTTATGAATGAAAACCTTTTTAATGGAATAAATATAGATAAAAAAAATACATTTGTCCCTGATGGAACTATTCCACTTGAAGAAATTGAGAAGTATTGTGATGAATATGAAAAAATGATAAAAAAAGCAGGGGGAATAGACCTTCAGGTTCTTGGTATTGGGAGTGATGGACATATTGCTTTTAATGAACCAGGGTCTCCTCTTTCTTCAAGAACACGCCTTGTTGCACTGGATAAGCAGACAATAGAAGATAATTCAAGATTTTTTGATAATATAGAAGATGTTCCTAAATTTGCACTCTCTATGGGTGTTGGAACAATTCTTGAAGCAAAAGAGATATTGTTTCTTGTAAATGGAGAAAAAAAAGCGGAAGTTGTGGCAAAAGCAATTGAAGGACCAATAACATCTCTTATTACTGCTTCATCTTTACAATGTCACCAAAAGGTAACCACTATATTGGATGAAGCAGCAGCAAGCAAATTAAAAAGAATTGAATATTATAAATTTAAAACAGAATCAGAGAAAAAAATAAACAAAAAATTATTTTAA
- the acpP gene encoding acyl carrier protein translates to MEEKEIEERAKKVVSSILGVDEEKIKSESRFVEDLGAESVASLELVAGFEEEFDIEMDENAALEVKTFGDAVKFIKKYIEGK, encoded by the coding sequence ATGGAAGAAAAAGAAATTGAAGAAAGAGCAAAAAAAGTTGTATCTTCTATTCTTGGTGTAGATGAGGAAAAAATAAAAAGCGAAAGCAGGTTTGTTGAAGACCTTGGAGCAGAAAGTGTGGCAAGTTTGGAACTTGTTGCTGGTTTTGAAGAAGAATTTGATATAGAAATGGATGAAAATGCAGCACTTGAAGTTAAAACATTTGGTGATGCAGTGAAGTTCATTAAAAAATATATAGAGGGAAAATGA
- a CDS encoding phosphate acyltransferase, giving the protein MGLIENFIEKAKRNKKRVVFPEGEEERLIESAIKLEEDGIARPILVGRRNIIKEKIEALKIPSDKIEIVDIENNPYIDEFANVYSEKRKIKLSIAQRLIKRELIFGGMMLLTDKVDLMIAGAANTTASVIQASSLTVGYKQDTSTPSSFFIMVLPDNKIYFYADCAVNIDPTYEQLADIGISTGENFECLIGEKAKVAFLSFSTKGSASHPFVEKVQKAVEIAKSKNRNFPVDGEFQADTAIVSVVAEKKLKEPSEVAGKANVLIFPDLNSGNISYKLTQYLAKAQALGPILQGFAKPVSDLSRGAKVEDIIKTTAILSCMC; this is encoded by the coding sequence ATGGGACTTATTGAAAATTTTATAGAGAAAGCAAAAAGAAATAAAAAAAGGGTTGTATTTCCAGAAGGAGAAGAAGAAAGATTAATTGAAAGTGCTATAAAATTAGAAGAAGATGGTATAGCAAGGCCAATACTTGTAGGTAGAAGAAATATCATAAAAGAGAAGATTGAGGCACTAAAAATTCCTTCTGATAAAATTGAAATTGTAGATATTGAAAATAATCCTTATATTGATGAATTTGCAAATGTTTATTCTGAAAAAAGAAAAATAAAACTATCCATTGCTCAACGACTTATTAAGAGGGAGTTAATTTTTGGTGGTATGATGCTTTTAACAGATAAAGTTGATTTAATGATTGCAGGGGCAGCAAATACAACTGCCTCTGTTATTCAAGCATCTTCTTTAACAGTTGGGTATAAACAAGATACATCAACCCCATCAAGTTTTTTTATAATGGTCTTGCCTGATAATAAGATTTATTTTTATGCTGATTGTGCTGTAAATATTGACCCAACTTATGAACAACTTGCAGATATTGGTATATCAACTGGTGAAAATTTTGAATGTCTGATTGGAGAAAAAGCGAAAGTTGCTTTTCTCTCATTTTCAACAAAAGGATCTGCCTCACATCCGTTTGTTGAGAAGGTCCAGAAGGCAGTAGAAATAGCAAAAAGTAAAAATAGAAATTTTCCTGTTGATGGAGAATTTCAAGCAGATACTGCTATTGTTTCGGTTGTTGCAGAAAAAAAATTGAAAGAACCATCAGAAGTTGCAGGAAAAGCAAATGTTTTAATTTTTCCTGACCTTAATTCTGGAAATATATCTTATAAACTCACTCAATATCTTGCAAAAGCACAGGCATTGGGCCCAATTTTACAGGGATTTGCTAAGCCAGTAAGTGACCTGTCAAGAGGGGCAAAGGTTGAAGATATTATAAAAACGACCGCAATTTTGTCCTGTATGTGTTGA